The following are from one region of the Brienomyrus brachyistius isolate T26 chromosome 4, BBRACH_0.4, whole genome shotgun sequence genome:
- the LOC125739833 gene encoding uncharacterized protein LOC125739833 — MDSFSVITVFALLLVVVRGQLTAGRTTPSLPPSSTDRTTPSLPPSSTDRTTPSLPPSTTDETTPPLPPSTTDEMTPPLPPSTTEGTTPPLPHFTTDGTPTPLPTSTTYRPTPPVPPSTTNRPTPPLPSADTFSTPPMASRTRPTPSPSAASRTRPTSPYSMTSVTSPTPGVRVVANLNMKLLAPRTMDVYGVDSALYMGASQLQHFLQMYYKVKGLTISRMERESLPHHQHHHY; from the exons ATGGACAGCTTCTCTGTGATCACAGTGTTCGCACTTCTTCTGGTGGTGGTGAGAGGACAGCTCACAGCAG GTAGAACGACTCCATCTCTGcctccttcatctacagataGAACGACTCCATCTCTGcctccttcatctacagataGAACGACTCCATCTCTGCCTCCTTCAACTACAGATGAAACGACTCCCCCTCTGCCTCCTTCAACTACAGATGAAATGACTCCACCTCTGCCTCCTTCAACTACAGAGGGAACGACTCCACCTCTGCCTCATTTTACTACAGATGGAACGCCTACACCTTTGCCTACTTCTACTACATATAGACCGACTCCACCTGTGCCTCCTTCTACTACAAATAGACCGACTCCACCTCTGCCTTCTG CTGACACATTTTCAACTCCACCGATGGCAAGTCGCACACGTCCAACTCCGTCTCCTTCGGCGGCAAGTCGCACACGTCCAACTTCGCCTTATTCGATGACAAGTGTCACAAGTCCAACTCCAG GTGTAAGGGTGGTGGCCAACTTGAATATGAAGCTTCTGGCTCCAAGAACCATGGACGTGTACGGAGTAGATTCGGCGCTTTACATG GGTGCCTCTCAACTTCAGCATTTCTTGCAAATGTATTACAAGGTCAAGGGtctgaccatctccaggatggaGAGGGAGTCGCTTccacaccaccagcaccaccactacTGA